In Arachis hypogaea cultivar Tifrunner chromosome 17, arahy.Tifrunner.gnm2.J5K5, whole genome shotgun sequence, a single window of DNA contains:
- the LOC112762944 gene encoding anthranilate N-methyltransferase-like: MAPASESDAKLLELLKLPQDEEEVDGFLFSQMAWSIVVPMALRTTIELGVFDIIAKEGEGAKLSAKDIVDDIGTKNPEAASMLDRVLRLLASHSLLSCSVVEDPQSSNNLHQRLYSLSPVSKYFLGDADGVSLGPSLWLHLDKVFTQSWNELKGAILEGGIPFNRAHGMHVFEYAKIDGRFNEVFNKAMHNSSTLLMKRILDVYKGFDHINKLVDVGGGVGATIKLITSKHPHILGINFDLPHVIECASAYDDGMNELKGAILEGGIPFNRAHGMHVFEYAKIDGRFNEVFNKAMHNSSTLLMKRILDVYKGFDHINKLVDVGGGVGATIKLITSKHPHILGINFDLPHVIECASAYDDGVEHVGGDMFESVPNGDAIFMKRILYDWGDEKCLKILKNCLKAIPNDGKVIVVETMVFIVPEPTSFAKNAFGNDVIMMTQMPGGIERTKQDFMELAHGSGFSGIRFVCCVSSVWVMEFYK, from the exons ATGGCTCCCGCATCAGAATCCGATGCAAAACTACTTGAGCTCCTCAAGCTACCacaagatgaagaagaagtagaTGGCTTCTTGTTTTCTCAAATGGCATGGTCAATTGTGGTTCCAATGGCTTTGAGAACCACAATAGAGCTTGGTGTATTTGACATCATAGCAAAAGAAGGCGAAGGTGCAAAGCTCTCAGCAAAAGACATTGTGGATGACATTGGAACCAAAAACCCTGAAGCAGCATCAATGTTGGATCGTGTTCTTAGGCTTCTTGCAAGTCACTCATTACTGTCTTGTTCTGTTGTTGAAGATCCACAAAGCTCTAATAACTTGCATCAGAGGCTGTATAGTCTCTCCCCTGTTTCCAAATATTTTTTGGGTGATGCTGATGGTGTATCTTTGGGACCCTCGTTGTGGCTGCATCTAGATAAAGTCTTCACCCAAAGTTG GAATGAATTGAAAGGAGCAATCCTTGAAGGAGGTATACCATTCAATAGGGCTCATGGCATGCATGTTTTCGAGTATGCAAAAATTGATGGTAGGTTCAACGAGGTCTTCAACAAAGCAATGCACAACTCCTCCACTTTATTAATGAAGAGGATTCTTGATGTCTACAAAGGCTTCGACCACATCAATAAACTAGTGgatgttggtggtggtgttggggCAACTATCAAATTAATCACTTCCAAACACCCTCATATTCTTGGTATCAATTTTGATTTGCCTCATGTCATAGAATGTGCCTCAGCCTATGATGATGGTAT GAATGAATTGAAAGGAGCGATCCTTGAAGGAGGTATACCATTCAATAGGGCTCATGGCATGCATGTTTTCGAGTATGCAAAAATTGATGGTAGGTTCAACGAGGTCTTCAACAAAGCAATGCACAACTCCTCCACTTTATTAATGAAGAGGATTCTTGATGTCTACAAAGGTTTCGACCACATCAATAAACTAGTGgatgttggtggtggtgttggggCAACTATCAAATTAATCACTTCCAAACACCCTCATATTCTTGGTATCAATTTTGATTTGCCTCATGTCATAGAATGTGCCTCAGCCTATGATGATG GCGTGGAGCATGTGGGAGGAGATATGTTTGAGAGTGTTCCTAATGGAGACGCCATTTTCATGAAG AGAATACTTTATGATTGGGGAGATGAAAAATGCTTGAAGATATTGAAAAATTGCCTCAAGGCTATTCCGAATGATGGGAAGGTTATTGTGGTGGAAACAATGGTTTTCATTGTTCCTGAGCCAACATCTTTTGCCAAGAATGCTTTTGGAAATGATGTTATCATGATGACTCAAATGCCCGGAGGGATTGAGAGAACAAAACAAGATTTCATGGAGTTAGCACATGGATCTGGATTTAGTGGCATAAGATTTGTGTGTTGTGTTTCTAGCGTCTGGGTCATGGAGTTCTACAAGTAA
- the LOC140180516 gene encoding serine/threonine-protein phosphatase 7 long form homolog has translation MAGRTLYRLNGVAHIAGSIGDEPTRCIYSVRRQQNMPLHDRIIPYLERVGLYHLARLNSEWFWLDEPLVSAFVERWRPETHTFHLPFGECTVTLQDVAFQLGLPVDGEAVSGCLGEFETYMEGGRPAWEWFEDLFGERPPPNKVKQMTVHFTWFRDRFRVLPVDASEETVRIYTRAYIMMMLSTQLFGDKSANRVHIRWLPFVANLDDMGRYSWGSAALAWLYRCMCRVANRNVTNLTGPLQLLQSWIFWRFPSLRPEGFEAFSFPLASRWSAYLPPNDGKEQRVIRYRLALDRLTACDVSFIAVRVFIFASLSKCD, from the exons ATGGCAGGCAGGACTCTGTACCGACTGAACGGTGTTGCGCATATTGCCGGTTCTATTGGTGACGAG CCCACTAGGTGTATATACAGTGTGAGACGGCAACAGAATATGCCCTTGCATGATAGGATCATCCCGTATTTAGAGAGGGTTGGATTGTACCATTTGGCCAGGCTAAATAGCGAATGGTTCTGGTTGGATGAGCCACTGGTTAGTGCGTTCGttgagaggtggcgtcctgagacgcaTACGTTCCACCTGCCTTTCGGAGAATGCACAGTGACATTGCAGGACGTGGCATTCCAGCTAGGGCTGCCTGTGGATGGTGAGGCTGTGAGTGGTTGCCTTGGTGAGTTTGAGACATACATGGAGGGTGGCCGACCAGCTTGGGAGTGGTTTGAGGACCTATTTGGTGAGCGCCCTCCACCGAATAAGGTCAAGCAGATGACAGTACACTTTACATGGTTTCGCGATAGGTTTAGGGTGCTACCAGTAGATGCGAGCGAGGAGACTGTCCGCATCTACACACGGGCCTACATCATGATGATGTTATCGACTCAGTTATTTGGGGACAAGAGTGCGAACCGGGTACATATACGGTGGTTGCCATTTGTGGCAAACCTTGATGACATGGGGAGGTATAGCTGGGGGTCGGCCGCTCTGGCATGGCTGTACCGATGCATGTGTCGGGTAGCGAACAGAAATGTGACTAATCTTACGGGCCCGCTCCAGTTGCTACAGAGTTGGATATTCTGGCGGTTTCCGTCTTTGAGGCCGGAAGGGTTTGAGGCTTTCTCTTTCCCACTGGCATCCAG GTGGTCTGCCTACTTACCTCCTAACGATGGAAAGGAGCAGAGAGTCATAAGGTATCGGCTTGCATTGGATCGATTGACCGCTTGTGATGTAAGTTTTATAGCAGTTagagtttttatttttgcttcgcTATCTAAATGTGACTAG